One window of the Crassaminicella thermophila genome contains the following:
- a CDS encoding NAD/NADP-dependent octopine/nopaline dehydrogenase family protein — protein MNENKLTWAIIGGGNGGQAAAGHLGVLGFKVRLFDIIPETIMAINKQGGIHVEGAVNGFGKVELATIDIKQAVLGADIIMIVAPALAHKTIAKNLVPHLTDGQIIFIHPGATFGALEVRKVLDDEGCKADVVIAEALSLLYACRASKPGTASIKGIKNDLLVAAIPAAKTNEVVKKLNQAFPQMVSGKNVLETSLNNLNAVMHPAPSLLNTSMIESKHEWKYYWDGITKSVGAFVENLDKERIALGKALGLELPSVLELYKVLYNAEGETLSDAVKRNAAYAEIIGQKRIDTRYILEDIPMGLVPMVSLAKKLGVPCERMETVCKLGSFVLNKDLISNGRTLENLNLHETNLEEFLKYINTGSKAS, from the coding sequence ATGAATGAAAACAAATTAACTTGGGCTATTATTGGTGGAGGAAATGGAGGTCAAGCAGCTGCTGGTCATTTAGGAGTTTTAGGATTTAAAGTTCGGTTATTTGATATCATCCCAGAAACTATTATGGCCATAAATAAACAAGGTGGTATCCATGTTGAAGGTGCTGTAAATGGATTTGGAAAAGTAGAACTAGCTACTATTGATATAAAGCAAGCTGTTTTAGGTGCTGATATTATTATGATCGTAGCTCCAGCATTAGCCCATAAAACAATTGCAAAAAATTTAGTTCCTCACCTTACAGATGGACAAATAATATTCATACATCCTGGTGCAACCTTTGGAGCATTAGAAGTTAGAAAAGTATTGGATGATGAAGGCTGTAAAGCAGATGTAGTAATTGCAGAAGCATTATCACTACTTTATGCTTGTAGAGCATCTAAACCTGGAACTGCATCTATTAAAGGTATTAAAAATGATCTTTTGGTTGCTGCAATTCCAGCTGCTAAAACAAATGAAGTCGTAAAAAAATTAAATCAAGCTTTTCCTCAAATGGTTTCAGGAAAAAATGTTTTAGAAACAAGTTTGAATAATCTTAATGCAGTAATGCATCCTGCCCCTTCATTACTAAATACTTCAATGATAGAATCAAAGCATGAATGGAAGTATTATTGGGATGGAATTACTAAATCAGTAGGTGCATTTGTTGAAAATTTGGATAAAGAAAGAATTGCATTAGGAAAAGCTTTAGGATTAGAATTGCCATCTGTTTTAGAACTGTATAAAGTTTTATATAATGCAGAAGGAGAAACTTTATCAGATGCCGTTAAGAGAAATGCTGCCTATGCAGAAATAATTGGTCAAAAAAGAATTGATACTAGATATATATTAGAAGATATCCCAATGGGATTAGTTCCTATGGTTTCATTAGCTAAAAAATTAGGTGTTCCTTGCGAGAGAATGGAAACTGTGTGTAAATTAGGCAGTTTTGTATTAAATAAAGATTTAATCAGCAACGGAAGAACATTAGAAAATTTAAATCTTCATGAAACTAATTTAGAAGAATTTTTAAAATATATAAATACAGGATCAAAAGCAAGTTAA
- a CDS encoding rubrerythrin family protein, with protein sequence MMSNKTLENLMAAFAGESQANRKYLAYAKKAEKEGNKNVAKLFKAAADAETLHAHKHFEVAGKLKSTKENLEDAVNGETYEYKQMYPEFIKIAEEEGNKEAIRTFTYALKAEEIHAKLYKEALENIDSQEEVFYYLCPVCGNIEKAVPQKCFICGVPGEKFIKY encoded by the coding sequence ATAATGTCAAACAAAACATTAGAAAATTTAATGGCTGCTTTTGCGGGGGAATCACAAGCAAATCGAAAATATTTAGCTTATGCAAAGAAAGCAGAAAAAGAAGGAAACAAAAATGTTGCGAAATTATTTAAAGCTGCTGCAGATGCAGAAACGCTACATGCCCATAAGCATTTTGAGGTAGCTGGAAAATTAAAATCTACAAAAGAAAATTTAGAAGATGCAGTAAATGGAGAAACTTACGAATATAAGCAGATGTATCCAGAATTTATAAAAATTGCTGAAGAAGAAGGAAATAAAGAAGCAATAAGAACTTTTACATATGCTTTAAAAGCAGAAGAAATTCATGCAAAGCTTTATAAAGAAGCACTTGAAAATATAGATAGTCAAGAGGAAGTATTTTATTATTTATGTCCAGTATGTGGAAATATTGAAAAAGCAGTTCCACAAAAATGTTTTATTTGTGGGGTACCTGGAGAAAAATTTATTAAGTATTAA
- a CDS encoding TRAP transporter small permease produces MGKFFEILGKIQEKILMFLTILIPLLVTFQVILRYVLHAPLMGIEELMLFPIIWLYMLGGASASRARNHIECGILTLYIKKEKSMAIFKVVKTAISLMISIWLTYWAYWFFTYSLKMWKVSDLLYIPMFFGESSIFIGLTLMTMYSAIELYDMIKNLLNISKSIKEGGVKC; encoded by the coding sequence ATGGGCAAATTTTTTGAAATATTAGGTAAAATTCAAGAAAAAATCCTTATGTTTTTAACTATTTTAATTCCTTTGCTAGTTACTTTTCAAGTAATCCTAAGATATGTCTTACATGCTCCTCTTATGGGAATAGAAGAACTAATGCTCTTCCCTATAATCTGGCTTTATATGTTAGGTGGGGCAAGTGCATCAAGAGCAAGAAATCATATTGAATGTGGAATATTAACCCTATATATTAAAAAAGAAAAAAGTATGGCTATTTTTAAAGTAGTTAAAACAGCAATATCATTAATGATTAGTATTTGGTTAACTTACTGGGCTTATTGGTTCTTTACTTATTCTCTTAAAATGTGGAAAGTAAGTGATCTTCTCTATATTCCTATGTTTTTCGGAGAAAGTTCAATATTTATTGGTTTGACATTAATGACTATGTATTCAGCAATTGAACTATACGATATGATAAAAAATCTTTTAAACATTTCAAAAAGCATTAAGGAAGGAGGAGTAAAATGTTAA
- a CDS encoding GH36-type glycosyl hydrolase domain-containing protein: MFLEKYYGINKYEKIEIKDVLLNHEELNNHGKEIAKMHSVYKKPAKIRSLLVRLNNNFKIIASIYKYLNEEMKKGNELSPASEWLLDNFYKIEEQVKVIRQNFNKDKFLKLYILNNGFLKGYPRAYAIALELVSHTDGRVDEELLVNFIKAYQYNRILSISEIWSLALMIRLALIEKIRNISEKIYENQNEWKKVESIDLKHPENLLDNIKRNLSNIDEINYSYIEHLLKKIRKDGLESGQAIDFIEKTLIEFDTSIDKVIDFEHKEQAARKNSIGNAIISLNIVSKLDWNDIFESLSVVDEILREDPANIYSKMDFESRDYYRHQIEKISQKCSVPETQVARKVIEYAKEAKDDDLEKVKHVGYYIVDKGRKKLLKELGCKALKCYLNDYPTWVYLVPIILLTGSIVLLLTNYAYKNSNSIALSLLVGIIASIPASDVAVIIINWIYTHRFSPAFLPKLAYKDGITEDSKTMVVIPTLVPNEKTVEELLEKLEVYFLGNKDKNLYFAIAGDFKDAKEEVQPQDEEIIKKALEGIKRLNDKYAGEEEIFFYFHRHRQFCSKQQKWMGWERKRGALVELNKLLTGSKDTSYSIISGDISKLVGKVRYIITIDADTNLPIDTARKLIGTISHPLNKAILNKEKGIVEEGYGLIQPRIGIDVESANKSLFTRVFAGQGGIDPYTTASSDVYQDLFGEGIFTGKGIYDLQMFNEVFKDAIPDNTILSHDLLEGSYIRTGLTTDIELIDGYPSKYNSYMMRLHRWIRGDWQLIKWLFPKIKNRMGKIVKNPLSRLSKWKIIDNLRRSLIPVSVFMFLLLGLTVFPGKSYIWVGFAIFTIAFPFVMECFNCLINRYYKTAGEKINAKVIYGLKGVFYQGLLLFIFLPYQAYIMADGIVRTLYRVYISKKNLLEWTTAADVEKKLKNDQYSFLKRMKVAVFMGVLFLILVAFKKPINLAYAIPIGLLWVISPVIAYKVSQEDLTERNLDDKDLTILRRLARKTWSYYEDFAGEEENYLPADNFQEDPPNGIAHRTSPTNIGFLLLAILSARDFGYISTGKMIDKVDKTLSTIEKLETWKGHLYNWYDTRTLEVLRPFYVSTVDSGNFIGYMITLKQGLLEYLKKPILDKNLLLGLKDTIKLVDEKYYTEVFSNIAEENINIEEWRNLLDSLSLYREESYWHKKFYTMLYDLKKETDRFFIDEKIKDIGYEKLKEKLYSIKGDLTFIELNNLYDEILNDIDKILKKNNQENLLNLKNKIYNANKNIEEVLKKTNDLINRIDNIVENADFTQLYDKKRNLFSIGYNVDDEKLTDSYYDLLASEARLISYIAIARKEVPKKHWAKLGRALSIIDGYRGLVSWTGTMFEYLMPPLVMKNYENTLLDETYATVVKAQKRYAQKRNVPWGTSESGYYAFDMNLNYQYKAFGVPDLGLKRGLINDMVISPYSTLLALVFDPKGAIENIKRLISEGVEGLYGFYEAIDYTPERIPFESKKGIIKSFMAHHQGMGLIALNNYLNENIIQNRFHSDPIIKSAEILLQEKVPVRVIITKEYKDPIEPLELLKKEDIHVVRSYNELESTIPRCHMLSNGKYSVMVTDGGSGYSKKENIQITRWREDALSRKYGNFIFLKNINTNKIWSATIDPINIKPDGYEVKFSLDKAEFIRTDDNIDTHTEIVVSSEDNAEIRKISLTNHTDKPVVIEVTSYFETVLAAQAADIAHPAFSNLFIRTEAVLAYDSIIASRRPRLDEKDTIWMSHTIAVDGETIGNLEYETNRANFIGRGRSIGDALAVTNSLTNTTGPVLDPIMSLRRKIKIEPGNTAVVSYITAIAKNKDEAIDLARKYNDIASTIRAFDLAYTRSLVEVSYLNLKPDEIEVYQDMISQIVFLSPNRRKYEEIFKKNIKGQSGLWAYGISGDLPIVLVSIKEKEEIELVREALKAHEYWKMKGLAVDLVILNEDESSYLQPLKELLHEIVFSKCGHDMMNKPGGIYIRNADIMKEEDRILLYTVARIVLKGENGSIKSQIRMNNSKLFYLQEKVFKDNKTFYPSKDVSIDVDYFNGYGGFSKDGKEYIIKLKENMHTPSPWVNVIANKKFGFLATESGSGFTWAENSRENKLTPWSNDPVTDPPGEIVYLRDEENGQFWSITPLPIREKESYIISHGMGYSVYSHDSHGIDQELTMFVPKDESVKINLIRLKNNTNNNRKISATYFIRPVLGVSDQITQQYIITEMEKNTLFIKNGYSTDFPGRVAFITTSENIASYTGDRREFIGQIGDLSSPNALKRDSLSKFVGAGLDPCAAIQIFIELKPNEEKELVFLLGQGKNLKEAELIIGKYKSIKTCKDEFYAVKEHWHDIFGAIQVKTPDLSMDLLINYWLLYQTISCRLWARSAFYQSGGAYGFRDQLQDAMNAMSVMPEVTRKQILLHCKHQFVEGDVQHWWHPGAKDKGIRTRFSDDLLWLPLVTAEYVIYTGDDSILHEEVYFLEDAPLAEDEDERYGIPRISEEKASVYEHCIRAIERSLKFGEHGIPLMGSGDWNDGMNTVGNKGKGESIWLGWFLYDILNKFSDICKKMNEEERAENYIKIAKEIANSIEENAWDGEWYKRAYFDDGTPLGSIENTECMIDSLAQSWAVISKGGRPDRIKTAMDSVKRHLVKKNEGMILLFTPPFDDSDLNPGYIKGYVPGVRENGGQYTHAATWVINAFAMMGQGDKAWQLYNMINPINHTRTYIECATYKVEPYVMAADVYAVNPHTGRGGWTWYTGAAGWMYKVGLSYILGLRKRDDKLIIDPCIPKEWKEYFIKYRYKDTHYEIIVKNPHGVNRNVAYIMVDGERKEEKYILLVNDQKKHKVEVILG, translated from the coding sequence ATGTTCCTCGAAAAATATTATGGAATAAATAAATATGAAAAAATAGAAATAAAAGATGTTTTATTAAATCATGAAGAGTTAAATAATCATGGGAAAGAAATCGCAAAAATGCATAGTGTATATAAAAAGCCTGCAAAGATTCGATCTCTTTTGGTAAGATTAAATAACAATTTTAAAATCATTGCTTCTATTTATAAGTATTTAAATGAAGAAATGAAAAAAGGAAATGAGTTATCTCCTGCTTCTGAATGGCTTTTAGATAATTTTTATAAAATAGAAGAACAAGTAAAGGTTATAAGACAAAACTTCAATAAAGATAAATTTTTAAAGCTTTATATATTAAATAATGGCTTTTTAAAGGGCTATCCTAGAGCATATGCCATAGCTCTTGAGTTGGTTTCACATACTGATGGGAGAGTAGATGAAGAGTTATTAGTAAATTTTATAAAAGCTTATCAATATAATAGAATCCTTTCAATTAGTGAAATTTGGTCACTTGCTCTTATGATTCGACTTGCTCTTATTGAGAAAATACGAAATATAAGTGAGAAAATATATGAGAATCAAAATGAGTGGAAAAAGGTTGAAAGTATAGATTTAAAGCACCCAGAAAATCTATTGGACAATATCAAAAGGAATTTAAGCAATATTGATGAGATTAATTATTCTTATATTGAACATCTTTTAAAAAAGATAAGAAAAGATGGCTTAGAATCTGGACAGGCGATCGATTTTATAGAAAAAACACTAATAGAATTTGATACATCTATTGATAAAGTTATAGATTTTGAGCATAAAGAACAAGCGGCAAGAAAAAATTCAATAGGAAATGCTATTATTAGTTTAAATATTGTTTCAAAATTAGATTGGAACGATATATTTGAGTCTTTATCAGTTGTTGATGAAATATTAAGGGAAGATCCTGCTAATATTTATTCAAAAATGGATTTTGAATCAAGAGATTATTATAGGCACCAAATTGAGAAAATTTCTCAAAAATGTAGTGTTCCTGAAACGCAGGTAGCGAGAAAGGTAATAGAATATGCAAAAGAGGCTAAAGATGATGATTTAGAAAAAGTAAAACATGTAGGGTATTATATTGTGGATAAAGGTAGAAAAAAATTACTAAAAGAATTAGGATGCAAAGCTCTAAAATGTTATCTTAATGATTATCCTACTTGGGTATATTTAGTACCGATTATTCTACTTACAGGAAGTATTGTTTTATTACTAACAAATTATGCTTATAAAAATTCAAATAGTATAGCTCTAAGTTTACTTGTAGGAATAATAGCTTCTATACCAGCTAGTGATGTAGCTGTAATAATTATTAATTGGATATATACGCATAGATTCTCACCTGCTTTTTTACCAAAGCTAGCTTATAAAGATGGAATTACAGAAGATTCTAAAACTATGGTAGTTATTCCTACATTAGTGCCAAATGAAAAAACGGTAGAAGAACTATTAGAAAAGTTGGAAGTATATTTTTTAGGAAATAAAGATAAAAATTTGTATTTTGCCATAGCAGGAGATTTTAAAGACGCAAAAGAAGAGGTTCAACCACAGGATGAAGAAATTATAAAAAAGGCATTAGAAGGGATAAAAAGATTGAATGATAAATATGCCGGTGAAGAAGAAATATTCTTTTATTTTCATAGACACAGACAGTTTTGCTCAAAACAGCAAAAATGGATGGGATGGGAAAGAAAAAGAGGAGCATTAGTAGAGCTTAATAAACTTTTAACAGGTTCTAAGGATACATCATATTCAATCATTTCAGGGGATATTTCAAAGCTTGTAGGAAAAGTTAGATATATAATTACTATTGATGCAGATACGAACTTGCCTATTGATACAGCTAGAAAACTTATTGGAACAATATCACATCCTTTAAATAAAGCTATATTAAATAAAGAAAAAGGAATTGTTGAAGAAGGCTATGGACTGATTCAGCCTAGAATAGGAATAGATGTAGAAAGTGCAAACAAATCATTATTTACAAGGGTTTTTGCAGGCCAAGGAGGGATAGATCCTTATACGACTGCTTCTTCTGATGTTTATCAAGATTTATTTGGAGAAGGTATTTTTACAGGTAAAGGGATTTACGATTTACAAATGTTTAATGAAGTATTCAAAGATGCTATACCAGATAATACAATACTTAGTCATGATTTATTAGAAGGAAGCTATATTCGAACAGGTCTTACTACAGATATTGAACTAATTGATGGATATCCGTCTAAGTACAATTCTTATATGATGCGTCTACATAGATGGATTCGAGGAGATTGGCAGCTTATTAAATGGCTTTTTCCTAAAATAAAAAACAGAATGGGGAAAATTGTAAAAAATCCCCTTTCTAGATTATCAAAGTGGAAAATTATAGACAATTTAAGAAGAAGTCTTATACCTGTAAGTGTTTTTATGTTTTTGCTATTAGGATTGACAGTTTTTCCTGGGAAATCTTATATATGGGTTGGATTTGCTATTTTCACAATTGCCTTTCCATTTGTTATGGAGTGTTTTAATTGTTTGATAAATAGATATTATAAAACTGCAGGAGAAAAAATAAATGCAAAGGTAATATACGGTTTAAAAGGAGTTTTTTATCAAGGGTTACTTTTGTTTATATTCTTACCTTATCAAGCTTATATTATGGCAGATGGTATAGTAAGAACATTATATAGAGTATACATTTCAAAGAAGAATCTACTTGAATGGACTACTGCAGCAGATGTAGAAAAAAAATTAAAAAATGATCAATATAGCTTTTTAAAGAGAATGAAGGTAGCAGTATTTATGGGAGTATTATTTTTAATACTTGTAGCATTTAAAAAACCTATAAATTTGGCTTATGCAATTCCAATAGGACTATTATGGGTTATATCACCTGTAATTGCATATAAAGTAAGTCAAGAAGATTTAACTGAAAGGAATTTAGATGATAAAGATTTAACTATTTTAAGAAGACTAGCAAGAAAAACCTGGAGCTATTATGAAGATTTTGCAGGAGAAGAAGAAAACTATCTACCTGCTGATAATTTTCAAGAAGATCCACCAAATGGAATAGCACATAGAACTTCTCCTACTAATATTGGATTTTTGCTGCTGGCTATTTTATCCGCTAGAGATTTTGGATATATTTCAACAGGAAAAATGATTGATAAAGTAGATAAAACATTATCTACTATTGAAAAACTAGAAACATGGAAGGGACATTTATATAACTGGTATGATACAAGAACTTTAGAAGTATTAAGACCTTTTTATGTATCAACTGTTGATAGCGGAAATTTTATTGGATATATGATTACATTAAAACAAGGATTATTAGAATATTTGAAAAAGCCTATTCTTGATAAAAACCTATTATTAGGGTTAAAAGATACGATCAAACTTGTTGATGAAAAATATTATACAGAAGTTTTTAGTAATATAGCTGAGGAAAACATTAATATAGAAGAGTGGAGAAATTTATTAGATTCCCTTTCTTTATATAGAGAAGAATCATATTGGCATAAAAAATTTTATACTATGCTATATGACTTAAAAAAAGAAACAGATAGATTTTTCATAGATGAAAAAATAAAAGATATAGGATATGAAAAATTAAAAGAAAAGCTATATAGTATAAAAGGAGATTTAACATTTATAGAGCTTAATAATCTTTATGACGAGATACTAAATGATATAGATAAAATTTTAAAGAAAAATAATCAAGAGAATTTATTGAATTTAAAAAATAAAATTTATAATGCTAATAAGAACATAGAAGAAGTTTTGAAAAAAACAAATGATTTGATAAATAGAATAGATAATATAGTTGAGAATGCAGATTTTACCCAACTATATGATAAAAAAAGAAATCTATTTTCAATAGGATATAATGTAGACGATGAAAAACTTACAGATTCTTACTATGATTTATTGGCTTCAGAAGCAAGGCTTATAAGTTATATAGCAATTGCTAGGAAGGAAGTTCCTAAGAAACATTGGGCAAAGCTAGGAAGAGCCCTATCTATTATAGATGGATACAGAGGATTAGTTTCATGGACAGGAACAATGTTTGAATATTTAATGCCTCCATTAGTTATGAAAAATTATGAAAATACCCTTTTAGATGAAACATATGCTACTGTTGTAAAGGCTCAAAAAAGGTATGCTCAAAAAAGAAATGTTCCTTGGGGAACTTCAGAATCAGGTTATTACGCTTTTGATATGAATTTAAATTATCAATACAAAGCCTTTGGTGTACCAGATCTAGGCCTTAAGAGAGGGCTTATAAATGATATGGTTATATCTCCTTACTCAACCCTTTTGGCTCTTGTATTTGATCCAAAAGGAGCAATAGAGAATATAAAAAGGCTTATAAGTGAAGGCGTAGAGGGGCTTTATGGCTTTTATGAAGCTATTGATTATACACCTGAACGCATACCTTTTGAAAGTAAAAAAGGAATTATTAAAAGCTTTATGGCTCATCATCAGGGAATGGGGTTAATTGCTTTAAACAATTATTTGAATGAAAATATTATTCAAAATAGATTTCATTCTGATCCTATTATTAAATCAGCAGAAATTTTACTACAAGAAAAGGTTCCTGTGAGAGTCATTATTACAAAAGAATATAAAGACCCTATTGAACCTTTAGAATTGTTGAAAAAAGAAGATATTCATGTTGTTAGAAGTTATAATGAATTAGAAAGTACTATACCTAGATGTCATATGCTTTCAAATGGAAAGTATTCTGTAATGGTTACAGATGGAGGAAGCGGATATAGTAAAAAGGAAAATATCCAAATTACAAGATGGAGAGAGGATGCACTTTCGAGAAAATATGGAAACTTTATATTCTTAAAGAATATTAATACAAATAAAATATGGTCCGCAACAATAGATCCAATTAATATTAAACCTGATGGATATGAAGTAAAATTTTCTCTTGATAAAGCAGAATTTATAAGAACAGATGATAATATTGATACTCATACAGAGATTGTAGTATCATCTGAAGACAATGCAGAAATAAGAAAAATTTCATTAACTAATCATACAGATAAGCCTGTTGTAATAGAAGTAACTAGTTATTTTGAAACAGTTTTAGCAGCACAAGCAGCAGATATAGCACATCCAGCATTTAGTAACTTGTTTATAAGGACAGAAGCTGTTCTTGCATACGATAGTATTATTGCATCAAGAAGACCAAGGCTTGATGAAAAAGATACAATATGGATGAGTCATACTATAGCAGTAGATGGAGAAACTATTGGAAATTTAGAGTATGAAACTAATAGAGCAAACTTTATTGGTAGAGGAAGAAGTATAGGAGATGCTTTAGCAGTTACAAATTCTCTTACAAATACAACAGGGCCTGTGCTTGATCCTATTATGAGTTTAAGAAGAAAGATAAAAATAGAGCCTGGAAATACAGCAGTAGTATCTTATATTACTGCAATAGCAAAAAATAAAGATGAAGCTATAGACTTAGCAAGGAAGTATAATGATATTGCTTCAACTATTAGAGCATTTGATTTGGCTTATACAAGAAGTCTTGTAGAAGTTTCGTATCTTAATTTAAAACCAGATGAAATTGAAGTATATCAGGATATGATTTCTCAGATTGTTTTCTTAAGTCCAAATAGAAGAAAATATGAAGAAATATTTAAAAAGAATATTAAAGGTCAATCAGGGCTTTGGGCTTACGGAATATCTGGAGATCTACCTATTGTTTTGGTTAGTATTAAGGAAAAAGAAGAGATAGAGCTTGTTCGTGAAGCACTAAAAGCACATGAATACTGGAAAATGAAGGGTTTAGCTGTAGATTTAGTTATACTAAATGAAGATGAAAGCAGCTATTTACAGCCTCTTAAAGAGCTTTTACATGAAATTGTTTTTTCAAAATGTGGGCATGATATGATGAATAAGCCTGGAGGAATATATATAAGAAATGCTGATATTATGAAAGAAGAAGATAGAATTCTTTTATATACAGTTGCACGAATAGTATTAAAAGGAGAAAATGGATCTATAAAAAGTCAGATTCGCATGAACAATTCTAAACTATTTTATTTACAAGAAAAAGTATTTAAAGACAATAAGACTTTTTATCCAAGCAAAGATGTGTCTATTGATGTTGATTATTTTAATGGATATGGTGGTTTTAGCAAGGATGGAAAGGAATACATTATAAAGCTTAAGGAGAATATGCATACTCCTTCTCCATGGGTTAATGTTATTGCTAATAAAAAGTTTGGATTTTTAGCAACGGAGAGTGGATCAGGGTTTACATGGGCTGAAAATAGCCGTGAAAACAAATTGACTCCATGGTCTAATGATCCTGTAACAGATCCACCAGGAGAGATTGTTTATTTAAGAGATGAAGAGAATGGGCAATTTTGGTCTATAACCCCTTTGCCTATTAGAGAGAAGGAAAGCTATATAATAAGCCATGGAATGGGGTATTCTGTATATTCACATGATAGTCATGGAATCGATCAAGAGCTTACTATGTTTGTTCCAAAGGATGAATCTGTAAAAATCAACTTGATAAGACTTAAAAATAATACAAATAATAATAGAAAAATATCTGCTACTTATTTTATTAGACCTGTACTAGGCGTTAGTGATCAAATAACTCAGCAATATATTATAACTGAAATGGAGAAAAATACACTATTTATTAAAAATGGATACAGTACAGATTTTCCAGGAAGAGTTGCATTTATCACAACATCAGAAAATATTGCATCTTATACAGGGGATAGAAGAGAATTCATTGGGCAAATAGGTGATTTAAGCAGTCCAAATGCTCTAAAAAGAGATAGTCTTTCAAAATTTGTAGGTGCTGGATTAGATCCATGCGCAGCAATACAAATATTTATAGAGCTAAAACCAAATGAAGAAAAAGAATTGGTATTCCTATTAGGGCAGGGAAAAAATTTAAAAGAAGCAGAGCTTATTATAGGAAAATATAAGAGTATAAAGACTTGTAAAGATGAATTTTATGCAGTAAAAGAGCATTGGCATGATATATTTGGAGCTATTCAAGTGAAAACGCCAGATTTATCAATGGATTTACTCATCAATTATTGGCTTCTTTATCAGACAATATCCTGTAGGCTTTGGGCACGATCAGCTTTTTATCAATCAGGAGGAGCTTATGGATTTAGAGATCAGCTTCAGGATGCTATGAATGCAATGAGTGTAATGCCAGAAGTTACTAGAAAACAAATACTGCTTCATTGTAAGCATCAATTCGTTGAAGGAGATGTACAGCACTGGTGGCATCCAGGAGCTAAAGATAAGGGAATACGTACAAGATTTTCTGATGACCTTTTATGGCTTCCTCTTGTAACAGCAGAATATGTAATCTATACAGGAGATGATAGCATATTGCATGAAGAAGTTTATTTTCTAGAAGATGCTCCATTGGCTGAGGATGAAGATGAAAGATATGGAATACCAAGGATATCAGAAGAAAAGGCTTCTGTTTATGAGCATTGTATAAGAGCAATCGAAAGAAGCTTAAAGTTTGGGGAGCATGGCATTCCTCTTATGGGTTCAGGAGACTGGAATGATGGAATGAATACAGTAGGGAACAAAGGAAAAGGAGAAAGTATTTGGCTTGGATGGTTTTTGTATGATATTCTCAATAAATTTTCAGATATTTGTAAAAAAATGAATGAAGAAGAGCGTGCAGAAAATTATATAAAAATTGCAAAGGAAATTGCAAATTCAATAGAAGAAAATGCTTGGGATGGTGAATGGTACAAAAGAGCATACTTTGATGATGGCACTCCTTTAGGGTCAATTGAAAATACTGAATGTATGATTGATTCACTTGCTCAATCATGGGCAGTTATATCTAAAGGTGGAAGGCCTGACAGAATAAAAACAGCAATGGATTCAGTTAAACGTCATTTGGTTAAGAAAAATGAAGGTATGATTCTTTTATTTACACCACCTTTTGATGATAGTGACCTAAATCCTGGGTATATAAAAGGATATGTGCCAGGAGTAAGAGAAAATGGAGGGCAATATACACATGCAGCAACTTGGGTTATAAATGCCTTTGCTATGATGGGGCAAGGAGATAAGGCTTGGCAGCTTTATAATATGATAAATCCTATTAACCATACACGAACATATATAGAGTGTGCTACTTATAAAGTTGAACCTTATGTTATGGCAGCAGATGTTTATGCAGTAAATCCTCATACAGGAAGAGGAGGATGGACTTGGTATACTGGTGCAGCTGGTTGGATGTACAAAGTAGGATTATCTTATATATTAGGATTAAGAAAACGAGATGATAAACTTATTATTGATCCATGTATACCAAAGGAATGGAAGGAGTATTTTATAAAGTATAGATATAAAGATACTCATTATGAGATTATTGTTAAAAACCCTCATGGTGTTAATAGAAATGTAGCTTATATAATGGTAGATGGAGAAAGAAAAGAAGAAAAGTACATTTTATTAGTTAATGACCAGAAAAAGCATAAAGTAGAAGTGATTTTAGGATAA